In a genomic window of Vigna angularis cultivar LongXiaoDou No.4 chromosome 6, ASM1680809v1, whole genome shotgun sequence:
- the LOC108343200 gene encoding uncharacterized protein LOC108343200 isoform X1 translates to METSEGFSRLILSWSLEDILNNDLYKDKVKQIPKTFLSVAHYLKSFTFPLIEETRTDLCSSMKMLSEAPVYEITDIAFSENYKPPHDLLYQIEMKALVDSDRKGDICEPEIGQLFTLTKTRPKCIDDLNKRGNSYLTGLIGKVRKKKDEEDVYEVQILASKPIKLEMYWQEDGTYVYGIYGFAAYLINITTNMRIWNALNSDPEGPDIHVIKQLLQPDPAVGGNCAQCFSSERYTIDVSNIGAVIRSFDLNKAQEEGVLSCLAARECSHKNTVKLIWGPPGTGKTKTVGSLLFSLLKRKCRTLTCAPTNVAVLEVISRFLRLVMDSIDYHTYGLGDIVLFGNRKRMSIDDRDDLLDIFLDYRVNILARCFAPLSGWKHHLELVIRLLEIPEEQYHEYLKCEEKRDYEIKGDDCLKEENDVIASQQTNQEKINMSQDPKIWKQNEWMKIINRTLRENRLSFKEANKSKYDKQEMKDILFHENKIERLTFHDFFTKKLNYIRRRMRTFAVDMCTHLPTSFISLRVVKSLFECLDWLKVFVEVLSNNSITDHEFKDAISISTIDQSRASCCTWQAKLCITRKECLKMLRSLLNILVLPDFSDEYSIKNFCLRRSRMLFCTAASSARLHAVEHCRLEMLVIDEAAQLKECESNIPLQLPGIRHAVLIGDEKQLPALVKSEISGKAGFGRSLFERLVLLGHEKHLLNIQYRMHPSISLFPNMEFYDKQILDSPRVKERSYGKHFIGGDMFKFYSFINVSYGQDELDEGNSRKNRVEVAVVSEIVFELYKESVSRTRTVSVGVISPYKAQVIAIQDAIGKRIGGDVDHNFSVKVCTVDGFQGGEEDVIIISTVRYNNMGFVGFISNLQRTNVALTRARYCLWIVGNGETLMNSGSIWERIVLDARSRGCYHNADEDDRLSHAITTSIIDIGQVGDLLHLSSPLFRKARWKVCFNQRFLISMARIKSSEICQKICSLLRQLSSGWRQPKREINLGVVDDISSQLLELYKVNESLYLVWTIDVIKDNSNYVQILKIWDVLPLSEVTNLARDIDISYRNYSADILRFCKTRCYDGKFDIPGTWLASSNHLTNNNLPDPMQVLCNQFSSLGLRNIN, encoded by the exons ATGGAAACGAGTGAGGGCTTTTCGAGATTGATATTATCTTGGTCTCTTGAAGATATACTCAACAATGATCTTTACAAAGACAAG GTGAAGCAAATTCCAAAGACATTCTTGTCCGTAGCTCACTATTTGAAATCATTTACTTTTCCACTTATTGAGGAAACTCGTACAGATTTATGCTCAAGCATGAAGATGTTGTCAGAGGCTCCAGTGTATGAAATAACCGACATTGCTTTTTCTGAAAATTATAAACCTCCACATGATTTGTTATACCAGATAGAAATGAAAGCATTGGTAGATAGTGATAGAAAAGGGGATATATGTGAGCCTGAGATTGGACAACTTTTTACTTTGACTAAAACAAGGCCAAAATGCATAGATGATTTGAACAAGCGTGGAAATTCCTATCTTACTGGTTTAATTGGGAAggttagaaagaaaaaagacgAGGAAGATGTTTATGAGGTTCAAATACTAGCTTCAAAGCCCATTAAATTGGAAATGTACTGGCAGGAGGATGGCACATATGTATATGGCATATATGGTTTTGCTGCCTATCTTATTAATATAACAACAAATATGCGTATATGGAATGCACTGAACTCAGATCCAGAAGGTCCAGATATCCATGTGATCAAACAACTGCTCCAACCTGATCCTGCT GTTGGGGGAAATTGCGCTCAATGTTTCTCTAGTGAAAGGTACACTATTGATGTGTCAAATATTGGTGCTGTTATTCGATCATTTGATTTGAACAAAGCTCAAGAAGAGGGAGTTTTAAGTTGTTTAGCTGCAAGGGAGTGCTCTCACAAAAATACTGTGAAATTGATTTGGGGCCCTCCAGGGACAGGGAAAACAAAAACAGTTGGCTCATTACTATTTTCCCTCCTCAAAAGGAAATGCAGAACACTTACTTGTGCCCCAACTAATGTGGCTGTGCTGGAAGTGATTTCCAGGTTTCTTAGGCTAGTGATGGACTCCATTGATTATCACACTTATGGTCTTGGAGACATAGTGTTATTTGGCAATAGAAAGCGAATGAGTATTGACGATCGAGATGATCTTCTTGATATATTTCTTGATTACCGTGTAAATATTCTTGCCAGGTGCTTTGCACCCTTGTCTGGTTGGAAACATCATTTAGAACTGGTAATTCGGTTACTTGAAATCCCTGAAGAGCAGTATCATGAATATTTAAAGTGTGAGGAAAAGAGGGATTATGAGATCAAAGGTGATGACTGCTTGAAGGAAGAGAATGATGTAATTGCAAGTCAACaaacaaatcaagagaaaataaatatgtcCCAGGACCCCAAGATTTGGAAGCAAAATGAGtggatgaaaataattaatagaactTTAAGAGAAAACAGATTGTCTTTTAAAGAggcaaacaaaagcaaatatgATAAGCAGGAGATGAAGGATATTCTTTTCCATGAGAACAAAATAGAAAGGTTGACATTTCATgattttttcacaaaaaaattgaattatattagGAGGCGGATGAGGACATTTGCAGTGGATATGTGTACTCATTTGCCaacttcttttatttcattaagaGTGGTCAAAAGTTTATTTGAATGTCTTGACTGGCTTAAAGTCTTTGTAGAAGTGTTATCAAACAATTCCATTACTGATCACGAATTTAAAGATGCCATTTCTATATCTACTATTGATCAAAGTAGAGCTAGTTGCTGTACTTGGCAGGCTAAGTTGTGTATAACCAGGAAAGAATGCCTTAAAATGCTGAGATCTCTTCTAAATATCTTAGTTCTTCCTGATTTTAGTGATGAATATTCAATCAAAAACTTTTGTCTCAGAAGATCTCGCATGCTTTTTTGTACTGCTGCGAGTTCTGCTAGATTGCATGCAGTAGAACACTGTAGACTAGAAATGTTAGTTATCGATGAAGCTGCTCAACTCAAAGAATGTGAGTCAAATATACCTTTACAACTTCCTGGTATTCGTCATGCTGTACTTATTGGAGACGAGAAACAGTTGCCTGCCCTAGTCAAAAGTGAG ATTTCCGGCAAGGCAGGGTTCGGAAGAAGTTTGTTTGAAAGGCTGGTCCTCCTAGGTCATGAAAAACACCTTCTCAATATTCAGTATAGAATGCATCCATCCATTAGCTTGTTTCCAAATATGGAATTCTATGACAAACAAATTTTGGATTCTCCAAGGGTCAAAGAAAGAAGCTATGGGAAGCATTTTATAGGTGGTGATATGTTTAAGTTCTACTCTTTCATAAATGTTTCTTATGGacaagatgaattagatgaaggGAATAGCCGAAAAAATAGGGTGGAAGTAGCTGTGGTATCTGAGATTGTTTTTGAGCTCTACAAAG AATCAGTTTCTAGAACACGGACTGTTAGTGTTGGTGTTATATCTCCATATAAAGCTCAGGTTATTGCCATACAAGATGCTATTGGAAAAAGGATTGGTGGTGATGTTGATCATAACTTTTCTGTGAAGGTTTGTACTGTTGATGGTTTCCAAGGTGGTGAAGAGGATGTGATAATAATATCCACTGTAAGATATAATAACATGGGATTTGTGGGTTTTATTTCTAATCTTCAAAGAACTAATGTTGCTTTAACAAGAGCAAG GTATTGTCTTTGGATAGTAGGTAATGGGGAAACTTTGATGAATAGTGGCTCTATTTGGGAGAGAATAGTCCTTGATGCTAGGTCTCGAGGGTGTTATCATAATGCTGACGAGGATGATAGGTTATCTCATGCTATTACAACTTCCATTATTGATATTGGTCAAGTTGGTGATCTATTGCATTTGAGTTCTCCACTCTTCAGGAAAGCAAGGTGGAAG GTTTGCTTCAATCAAAGATTTCTAATCTCTATGGCAAGAATTAAGAGCTCTGAGATTTGCCAGAAAATATGTTCCCTGCTGAGGCAACTTTCAAGTGGTTGGCGTCAGCCTAAACGGGAAATAAATCTTGGAGTTGTGGATGATATTTCTTCCCAACTATTGGAGCTGTACAAGGTCAATGAGTCACTTTATCTTGTTTGGACCATCGATGTTATAAAGGACAACTCAAATTATGTTCAAATTTTGAAGATTTGGGATGTTTTGCCATTGTCTGAGGTAACCAATTTGGCAAGGGATATTGACATTTCATACAGGAATTATTCCGCTGATATTCTTAGATTCTGCAAAACCAGATGTTATGATGG GAAATTTGACATTCCAGGGACATGGCTTGCTAGTTCGAATCATCTGACAAATAATAATCTTCCAGATCCTATGCAAGTTCTATGCAACCAATTTTCTTCACTCGGACTGAGGAACATAAATTAG
- the LOC108343200 gene encoding uncharacterized protein LOC108343200 isoform X2 codes for METSEGFSRLILSWSLEDILNNDLYKDKVKQIPKTFLSVAHYLKSFTFPLIEETRTDLCSSMKMLSEAPVYEITDIAFSENYKPPHDLLYQIEMKALVDSDRKGDICEPEIGQLFTLTKTRPKCIDDLNKRGNSYLTGLIGKVRKKKDEEDVYEVQILASKPIKLEMYWQEDGTYVYGIYGFAAYLINITTNMRIWNALNSDPEGPDIHVIKQLLQPDPAVGGNCAQCFSSERYTIDVSNIGAVIRSFDLNKAQEEGVLSCLAARECSHKNTVKLIWGPPGTGKTKTVGSLLFSLLKRKCRTLTCAPTNVAVLEVISRFLRLVMDSIDYHTYGLGDIVLFGNRKRMSIDDRDDLLDIFLDYRVNILARCFAPLSGWKHHLELVIRLLEIPEEQYHEYLKCEEKRDYEIKGDDCLKEENDVIASQQTNQEKINMSQDPKIWKQNEWMKIINRTLRENRLSFKEANKSKYDKQEMKDILFHENKIERLTFHDFFTKKLNYIRRRMRTFAVDMCTHLPTSFISLRVVKSLFECLDWLKVFVEVLSNNSITDHEFKDAISISTIDQSRASCCTWQAKLCITRKECLKMLRSLLNILVLPDFSDEYSIKNFCLRRSRMLFCTAASSARLHAVEHCRLEMLVIDEAAQLKECESNIPLQLPGIRHAVLIGDEKQLPALVKSEISGKAGFGRSLFERLVLLGHEKHLLNIQYRMHPSISLFPNMEFYDKQILDSPRVKERSYGKHFIGGDMFKFYSFINVSYGQDELDEGNSRKNRVEVAVVSEIVFELYKESVSRTRTVSVGVISPYKAQVIAIQDAIGKRIGGDVDHNFSVKVCTVDGFQGGEEDVIIISTVRYNNMGFVGFISNLQRTNVALTRARYCLWIVGNGETLMNSGSIWERIVLDARSRGCYHNADEDDRLSHAITTSIIDIGQVGDLLHLSSPLFRKARWKVCFNQRFLISMARIKSSEICQKICSLLRQLSSGWRQPKREINLGVVDDISSQLLELYKVNESLYLVWTIDVIKDNSNYVQILKIWDVLPLSEEI; via the exons ATGGAAACGAGTGAGGGCTTTTCGAGATTGATATTATCTTGGTCTCTTGAAGATATACTCAACAATGATCTTTACAAAGACAAG GTGAAGCAAATTCCAAAGACATTCTTGTCCGTAGCTCACTATTTGAAATCATTTACTTTTCCACTTATTGAGGAAACTCGTACAGATTTATGCTCAAGCATGAAGATGTTGTCAGAGGCTCCAGTGTATGAAATAACCGACATTGCTTTTTCTGAAAATTATAAACCTCCACATGATTTGTTATACCAGATAGAAATGAAAGCATTGGTAGATAGTGATAGAAAAGGGGATATATGTGAGCCTGAGATTGGACAACTTTTTACTTTGACTAAAACAAGGCCAAAATGCATAGATGATTTGAACAAGCGTGGAAATTCCTATCTTACTGGTTTAATTGGGAAggttagaaagaaaaaagacgAGGAAGATGTTTATGAGGTTCAAATACTAGCTTCAAAGCCCATTAAATTGGAAATGTACTGGCAGGAGGATGGCACATATGTATATGGCATATATGGTTTTGCTGCCTATCTTATTAATATAACAACAAATATGCGTATATGGAATGCACTGAACTCAGATCCAGAAGGTCCAGATATCCATGTGATCAAACAACTGCTCCAACCTGATCCTGCT GTTGGGGGAAATTGCGCTCAATGTTTCTCTAGTGAAAGGTACACTATTGATGTGTCAAATATTGGTGCTGTTATTCGATCATTTGATTTGAACAAAGCTCAAGAAGAGGGAGTTTTAAGTTGTTTAGCTGCAAGGGAGTGCTCTCACAAAAATACTGTGAAATTGATTTGGGGCCCTCCAGGGACAGGGAAAACAAAAACAGTTGGCTCATTACTATTTTCCCTCCTCAAAAGGAAATGCAGAACACTTACTTGTGCCCCAACTAATGTGGCTGTGCTGGAAGTGATTTCCAGGTTTCTTAGGCTAGTGATGGACTCCATTGATTATCACACTTATGGTCTTGGAGACATAGTGTTATTTGGCAATAGAAAGCGAATGAGTATTGACGATCGAGATGATCTTCTTGATATATTTCTTGATTACCGTGTAAATATTCTTGCCAGGTGCTTTGCACCCTTGTCTGGTTGGAAACATCATTTAGAACTGGTAATTCGGTTACTTGAAATCCCTGAAGAGCAGTATCATGAATATTTAAAGTGTGAGGAAAAGAGGGATTATGAGATCAAAGGTGATGACTGCTTGAAGGAAGAGAATGATGTAATTGCAAGTCAACaaacaaatcaagagaaaataaatatgtcCCAGGACCCCAAGATTTGGAAGCAAAATGAGtggatgaaaataattaatagaactTTAAGAGAAAACAGATTGTCTTTTAAAGAggcaaacaaaagcaaatatgATAAGCAGGAGATGAAGGATATTCTTTTCCATGAGAACAAAATAGAAAGGTTGACATTTCATgattttttcacaaaaaaattgaattatattagGAGGCGGATGAGGACATTTGCAGTGGATATGTGTACTCATTTGCCaacttcttttatttcattaagaGTGGTCAAAAGTTTATTTGAATGTCTTGACTGGCTTAAAGTCTTTGTAGAAGTGTTATCAAACAATTCCATTACTGATCACGAATTTAAAGATGCCATTTCTATATCTACTATTGATCAAAGTAGAGCTAGTTGCTGTACTTGGCAGGCTAAGTTGTGTATAACCAGGAAAGAATGCCTTAAAATGCTGAGATCTCTTCTAAATATCTTAGTTCTTCCTGATTTTAGTGATGAATATTCAATCAAAAACTTTTGTCTCAGAAGATCTCGCATGCTTTTTTGTACTGCTGCGAGTTCTGCTAGATTGCATGCAGTAGAACACTGTAGACTAGAAATGTTAGTTATCGATGAAGCTGCTCAACTCAAAGAATGTGAGTCAAATATACCTTTACAACTTCCTGGTATTCGTCATGCTGTACTTATTGGAGACGAGAAACAGTTGCCTGCCCTAGTCAAAAGTGAG ATTTCCGGCAAGGCAGGGTTCGGAAGAAGTTTGTTTGAAAGGCTGGTCCTCCTAGGTCATGAAAAACACCTTCTCAATATTCAGTATAGAATGCATCCATCCATTAGCTTGTTTCCAAATATGGAATTCTATGACAAACAAATTTTGGATTCTCCAAGGGTCAAAGAAAGAAGCTATGGGAAGCATTTTATAGGTGGTGATATGTTTAAGTTCTACTCTTTCATAAATGTTTCTTATGGacaagatgaattagatgaaggGAATAGCCGAAAAAATAGGGTGGAAGTAGCTGTGGTATCTGAGATTGTTTTTGAGCTCTACAAAG AATCAGTTTCTAGAACACGGACTGTTAGTGTTGGTGTTATATCTCCATATAAAGCTCAGGTTATTGCCATACAAGATGCTATTGGAAAAAGGATTGGTGGTGATGTTGATCATAACTTTTCTGTGAAGGTTTGTACTGTTGATGGTTTCCAAGGTGGTGAAGAGGATGTGATAATAATATCCACTGTAAGATATAATAACATGGGATTTGTGGGTTTTATTTCTAATCTTCAAAGAACTAATGTTGCTTTAACAAGAGCAAG GTATTGTCTTTGGATAGTAGGTAATGGGGAAACTTTGATGAATAGTGGCTCTATTTGGGAGAGAATAGTCCTTGATGCTAGGTCTCGAGGGTGTTATCATAATGCTGACGAGGATGATAGGTTATCTCATGCTATTACAACTTCCATTATTGATATTGGTCAAGTTGGTGATCTATTGCATTTGAGTTCTCCACTCTTCAGGAAAGCAAGGTGGAAG GTTTGCTTCAATCAAAGATTTCTAATCTCTATGGCAAGAATTAAGAGCTCTGAGATTTGCCAGAAAATATGTTCCCTGCTGAGGCAACTTTCAAGTGGTTGGCGTCAGCCTAAACGGGAAATAAATCTTGGAGTTGTGGATGATATTTCTTCCCAACTATTGGAGCTGTACAAGGTCAATGAGTCACTTTATCTTGTTTGGACCATCGATGTTATAAAGGACAACTCAAATTATGTTCAAATTTTGAAGATTTGGGATGTTTTGCCATTGTCTGAG GAAATTTGA